TTGATTATTGACTTAATTTTTAAAGCGGGACTTGCTTCTTCTAAAAATGAAGCAAAGCGACTTGTACTTCAGGGAGCGATTAAAATAAATGAGAAAAAAGAAACTGATTGGAAAAAGAAAATAGCTGTTTTGAAAGGAATGGTGATACAATCAGGAAGAAGAAAGTTTATTAAGATAGCTTAGAATTCTTTTTTAAAATTCCGCAAAGAGCGACACCAAGAGCGTCGGCTGCATCATCCTGTTTCGGAAACTCCTTCAACTTAAGAAAATTTTGAATCATTTTTTGGACTTGTTTTTTTTCCGCTCTTCCGTATCCTGCGACGGTCATTTTTACTTCAAGGGGAGTGAATTCTAAAACCGGGATTTTTCTTTTAGCAGCTGTTAAAAGAATTACTCCTTTTGCCTGGCTTACGGGCATTGCTGTTTTCAGATTTTTGAAAAAATAAAGGCTTTCAACAGCAATAAAATCGGGCTTGTGTTTTAATATTAAACTATCAAGATCGCTATTTATTATTTTCAGGCGTTCTCCGGGCAAAAGCGCAGAGGAAGTCGTAATGCATCCGTAACCAAGGACATTTGTTTCATTTCCTTTGTTTTTTTCTATGATTCCGTATCCTGTTATGGCGGTTCCCGGATCGATTCCAATAACAATCATATTTCTTCTACGTTTGAATATATTTCCAAAACGGCTTCGTTTTCATCGAGTGCTTCAAATAATTTTCTACAGGATTCTTTTTCTTTTTCTTCCAGTTTGATTTTTTCTTTCGCTCTAAAATCAAGAGAAGAATAAATTATTTCAAAACTCATATTTATTAGTTCTTTTTTTACGGATTCAAATTCCTCCGGTTTTGTTTGGACTTCCAAATTTTCTTCTACTTCTTCTATATTTTCCGCTCCTGCTTCAATTATTTTAAGTTCTGTTTCTTCGATATTTTTTGAATTGTTTTTAATCACGATTATTCCCTTTCTCTCAAAATTCCACTTAACTGCCCCTTCGCCTGCTAGTTTTCCATTATGAGAACTTAATATCTGCCTTATTTCAGATATGGAGCGGTTTTTATTTGTTGTAATTCCTTCAATTATTATTGCGCTGTTTGCCGGTCCGAGGGCCTCAATGATAATTGGTTCAAGCTTTTCACAAGCCAGTTCTCCCGAGCCCCTTTTAATGGCTCTTTCTATATTATCCTTGGGCATGTTAAAATCGCGGGCCTTTTCAACCGCTATCCTTAATTTGGGATTTGCTTCAGGGTCTTTTCCTCCTTCTTTTGCCGCTATTTCAATCTGGCGGGAAAGTTTTGAAAATGTCTTTCCTCTTTTTGCATCGGCTGTCCCTTTTTGATGTTTAATTGAGCTCCAATGGCTGTGTCCTGACATATTTTTATATTATAAGAATAGCACAAAAAATATTAAATTCAAAATATGGATTTCTTCAAAAAATAGACAGTTATGGCTGACAAAACGGAAATTATAATTGCAACGGAAACGGCATCTGAAGGGAATATATTTTTAGAAGGAAGATTATAACTTTCTGCTTTTGCCAAATATGGCTCTTTGTTATCTTCTTTTAAGGTTTCTTTTATAATGTCAGATCTGATAAAAGCAAATCCTTGCTCTTCAATGTCTTTTGCTCCTTTTTCTCCAATTCCCTTTATTCTGGTAAGGTCATAAAAAGAATAAAAAGGCCTTAAAGAAATAAGTTCTTTTGCCCTTGCTTCTCCGATATGGATAATTTTAACAAGGTCTTCAAGAGGAGCGCTGTTTATATCTATTTTTTTTGTTTCTTCAGATTCTATTTTAATTTCGCTTTCTTTTATTTCTTTTAAATTTTCTAAAGAATAATCGGTTGGGGGGTAAAAGTAGAAATCTTCATTATTATTTTTTGTATTTTGATAATTTTCAAAAACGCTTTTCCTTATTATTTTTTGAGTCGGATTTTCTACAAGCCCATTTTTATCAAAAGGGATTTCATTTTTTCCCCATGAAACAGAATCTATTATATTATTTTCCTTATCAATTAAGGCGATGCTGTTGTTTTTTGCAATGGTCGCAGAACTTATGATATCGGCGTCAATTGAAAGATGAAAGTCATCTTTTGAATTTGCCCAGATAAAATATCCATTTTTAGCAATAACGCTTCCTTTTGGGAAAACTTTAATGGAATATTCTTTTCCTGTTTCGGTTCTCTTTCTTAGTTTGTATCCGCCTATATCTTTTTCTTCCCCTTCGTTATATATTTTAATATAGTCATTTGAAGAATTTTCTCCGCTTATTTGCACTTCAACGATAAACAGCCCAAAAGATTGAAAGGGGAAAACAATTAAAAAAAAGAATAATACTGATATCTTTTTCACTTTTTGTCCAAATGCTTATATGCAAGTTTTGTGGCAATCCTTCCTTGAGGAGTTCTTTTTATAAACCCTATTTGCATAAGATAAGGTTCGTAAATATCCAAGATTGCCTGTTCGTCTTCCATTGAAGACGAAGCCAGCGATTGAAGGCCAACGGGTCCTCCGTTAAACTTATCAATAATGGCTTTTAATATTTTTCTATCTCCCGGTTCAAGGCCGATATCGTCAATTTCAAGAGAAAGGAGAGCTTCTTTTGCCATTTCTTTTGTTATTATTCCGTTGCTTTTAACCTGGGCGTAATCGCGGACTCTTTTTAAAAGCCGGTTGGCTATTCTGGGAGTGAATCTTGAGGCCTTGGCGATTATTTTTACAGCCTCTTCTTTTGCTTCCACGTTTATTATTCTGGCCGATCTTTTTATTATTTCTTCAATTTCTTCGTTTTTGTAAAATTCAAGCTGAAAAACGGAACCGAACCTGTTTCGAAGAGGAGAAGAAAGAAGAGCCGCTCTTGTTGTTGCTCCTATCAGAGTAAATTTTGGAAGATTTATTTCCGCTGTTTGGGCCATTGGCCCTTTTCCCAAGATAAGATTGAGCTTAAAGCTTTCGAGGGCAGGATAAAGCATTTCTTCGCATAGCTTATTAAGCCGGTGTATTTCGTCAATAAACAAAACTTCGCCTTCTGAAAGACTGGTAAGTATTGCGGCGAGGTCTCCGGGCCTTCCTAAAGACGGTCCAGAGATGATTTTCATCGGAGATTGAAGCTCTTCGGCTATAAGGCAGGAAATAGTTGTTTTTCCAAGTCCGCTCATCCCGTAAAAAAGAATATGTTCAAGAGAATTTTCTCCTCTTTCTTTTGCTGCCCTTATTGTTATCTGGATATTTCTTTTTATTTTCTCTTGCCCTATATATTCTTCCCATGTCATTGGCCTTAGAGCCGTATCCAGTTTTTTTTCTTCTTGACTTGACAAAATTTTCATAAAGTATTAAAATGGTAATACTAAAACTTGTTCTGGGGCTGGGGTGCGGATTTTCTCGCCAAGATGGGTAGTTTGGCTTTTGCGAAGCTGTTCCTCGGAGAAATTCTGACTTTTAGTTTTGAAAATTAATTGTTCCCCAGCCCCAGGATCGGTTTGAAACGTCCTTTAACCTTAGGGGCGTTTTTTTGTTTGATCCAAAGTGCCCTAGCCTGCTACTCTCTCTATTTCTTCAATTGTCGTAATTCCTTCAAGAACCTTAATCAGTCCGTCTTTTTTAAGCGAAATCATTCCTTTTTTAAGAGCTGCTTCTTTTAAGCTTGTGGCTGAAATTGAGGAAGACAGTACGGATTTTTCTATTTCTTTGTCTATTGAAATTATCTCATATATTCCTATTCTTCCTTTATATCCGGTAAAACTGCACTGTTTGCACCCTTTTGGCTCAATTATTTTAATTTCTTTTTCAAAGAAAGAGGGTGGCAATATTTCTTTTGGCAGATCTTTTAATTCTTCTTTCAGCATTTTTTCTTTTTCAGGAGAATAAACCAGCTCTCCGCAATTTTTACAAACTCTTCTTGGGAGGCGCTGGGCTATTATCATATTTAGGGCTGATATTGTTGAAGAAGGATCTGCTCCCAGGTTTATAAGGCGGATTATTGCTCCGGATGCATCGTTTGTATGGACAGTGGAAAGAACAAGATGTCCTGTAAGGGCGGCTTGGACAGTAATTTTTGAAGTTTCAACGTCTCTTATTTCCCCCACTAAAATTACATTCGGGTCCTGGCGCATTATAGATCTTAATCCGCTTGCAAAATCATATCCCTTTTTTGGGTTTACTTGTGTTTGAGAAAGCCCATCAAGGTGATATTCAATAGGATCTTCTATTGTGATTATTTTTACTTCAGGTTTATTTATCTTCTTCAAAATTGCATAAAGAGTTGTTGTTTTTCCC
The Candidatus Paceibacterota bacterium DNA segment above includes these coding regions:
- the ruvC gene encoding crossover junction endodeoxyribonuclease RuvC; amino-acid sequence: MIVIGIDPGTAITGYGIIEKNKGNETNVLGYGCITTSSALLPGERLKIINSDLDSLILKHKPDFIAVESLYFFKNLKTAMPVSQAKGVILLTAAKRKIPVLEFTPLEVKMTVAGYGRAEKKQVQKMIQNFLKLKEFPKQDDAADALGVALCGILKKNSKLS
- a CDS encoding lamin tail domain-containing protein; translated protein: MKKISVLFFFLIVFPFQSFGLFIVEVQISGENSSNDYIKIYNEGEEKDIGGYKLRKRTETGKEYSIKVFPKGSVIAKNGYFIWANSKDDFHLSIDADIISSATIAKNNSIALIDKENNIIDSVSWGKNEIPFDKNGLVENPTQKIIRKSVFENYQNTKNNNEDFYFYPPTDYSLENLKEIKESEIKIESEETKKIDINSAPLEDLVKIIHIGEARAKELISLRPFYSFYDLTRIKGIGEKGAKDIEEQGFAFIRSDIIKETLKEDNKEPYLAKAESYNLPSKNIFPSDAVSVAIIISVLSAITVYFLKKSIF
- a CDS encoding GspE/PulE family protein, producing MPETKKTTRGVEVESSIISTIKERIKGIPDFKEEIEKLLEQKTTNVLDTILGGAIFLDMSDIHIEPEEEKAKIRGRIDGMLQDIVFFDIKIYKSLISRLKVLSRLKINITDQPQDGRFSVVFEGNEIEIRVSVIPAEYGEAIVLRILNPQSLISIEELGLRKDLVSIFEKEIKKPTGMMIVAGPTGAGKTTTLYAILKKINKPEVKIITIEDPIEYHLDGLSQTQVNPKKGYDFASGLRSIMRQDPNVILVGEIRDVETSKITVQAALTGHLVLSTVHTNDASGAIIRLINLGADPSSTISALNMIIAQRLPRRVCKNCGELVYSPEKEKMLKEELKDLPKEILPPSFFEKEIKIIEPKGCKQCSFTGYKGRIGIYEIISIDKEIEKSVLSSSISATSLKEAALKKGMISLKKDGLIKVLEGITTIEEIERVAG
- the ruvB gene encoding Holliday junction branch migration DNA helicase RuvB: MKILSSQEEKKLDTALRPMTWEEYIGQEKIKRNIQITIRAAKERGENSLEHILFYGMSGLGKTTISCLIAEELQSPMKIISGPSLGRPGDLAAILTSLSEGEVLFIDEIHRLNKLCEEMLYPALESFKLNLILGKGPMAQTAEINLPKFTLIGATTRAALLSSPLRNRFGSVFQLEFYKNEEIEEIIKRSARIINVEAKEEAVKIIAKASRFTPRIANRLLKRVRDYAQVKSNGIITKEMAKEALLSLEIDDIGLEPGDRKILKAIIDKFNGGPVGLQSLASSSMEDEQAILDIYEPYLMQIGFIKRTPQGRIATKLAYKHLDKK
- a CDS encoding YebC/PmpR family DNA-binding transcriptional regulator; protein product: MSGHSHWSSIKHQKGTADAKRGKTFSKLSRQIEIAAKEGGKDPEANPKLRIAVEKARDFNMPKDNIERAIKRGSGELACEKLEPIIIEALGPANSAIIIEGITTNKNRSISEIRQILSSHNGKLAGEGAVKWNFERKGIIVIKNNSKNIEETELKIIEAGAENIEEVEENLEVQTKPEEFESVKKELINMSFEIIYSSLDFRAKEKIKLEEKEKESCRKLFEALDENEAVLEIYSNVEEI